In the genome of Aridibaculum aurantiacum, one region contains:
- a CDS encoding NAD(P)/FAD-dependent oxidoreductase — protein sequence MDVDYIIVGQGLCGTWLSYYLQKAEKKILVIDEDKPSTASKVASGVINPVTGRRIVRTWRIEELLPFAESAYKELGDFIEHDIISTTRVLDFHPTLQMQEAFEKRSTEEPGYLHINTETDHWKNIFHYPYTIGEISPCLLVDLNTMLREWRKKLVEKNQLLADNFSFKKLTTHEGFVSYDNIKAKKIFFCEGAAGFNNPFFYQLPYSHMKGEALIVSTPGLPTNSIYKNGFSIVPWEKELFWVGSSYEWKFEDLLPTKEFKERCQSFLQRFLKIPFSIVDHIAADRPANMERRPFVGLHPANNCIGILNGMGTKGCSLAPFFAKQLADHVISGTPIYPDADVKRFEKVLQKKLDK from the coding sequence ATGGATGTTGATTACATAATTGTTGGCCAGGGACTCTGTGGCACATGGCTTAGTTATTATCTGCAAAAAGCCGAAAAGAAAATACTAGTAATTGATGAGGATAAACCATCAACAGCTAGCAAGGTAGCAAGCGGCGTTATCAATCCTGTTACCGGAAGAAGAATAGTACGAACATGGCGAATTGAAGAATTGTTACCTTTTGCAGAAAGTGCTTATAAGGAACTAGGTGATTTCATAGAACATGATATTATTTCAACTACCCGCGTATTAGATTTTCATCCAACGCTGCAAATGCAGGAAGCTTTTGAAAAAAGATCTACGGAGGAACCTGGTTACTTGCATATAAATACAGAAACCGATCACTGGAAAAATATATTTCATTATCCTTATACCATTGGTGAAATCAGCCCCTGCCTGCTGGTAGACCTGAATACCATGCTACGTGAATGGCGTAAAAAGTTGGTTGAGAAAAATCAACTACTGGCAGATAATTTCTCTTTTAAAAAATTAACCACACATGAAGGCTTTGTTTCTTATGATAATATAAAAGCCAAAAAGATCTTCTTTTGTGAGGGTGCAGCAGGATTTAATAATCCATTTTTCTACCAGCTTCCATACTCACATATGAAGGGTGAGGCGCTTATTGTTTCCACTCCCGGTTTACCAACAAATTCTATTTATAAAAATGGATTTTCCATTGTGCCCTGGGAAAAAGAATTGTTTTGGGTAGGTTCAAGTTATGAGTGGAAATTTGAAGATCTCTTACCTACAAAAGAATTTAAAGAACGGTGTCAGTCGTTTTTACAGCGTTTTTTAAAAATACCTTTTTCCATAGTAGATCACATTGCTGCAGACAGGCCTGCTAATATGGAAAGACGGCCATTTGTTGGGCTTCATCCTGCCAATAATTGTATTGGAATTCTTAATGGAATGGGTACAAAAGGATGTTCACTAGCTCCATTTTTTGCCAAACAATTAGCGGATCATGTTATTTCTGGTACTCCCATTTATCCTGATGCAGATGTGAAAAGATTTGAAAAGGTTTTACAAAAGAAATTGGATAAATAA
- the sucD gene encoding succinate--CoA ligase subunit alpha translates to MSVLVNKNSKIIVQGFTGTEGTFHATQMIEYGTNVVGGVTPGKGGNTHLDRPIFNTVAEAVKQTGADVSIIFVPPAFAADAIMESSDAGIALVVCITEGIPVQDMVKVKNYLKGRQTRLIGPNCPGVITADEAKVGIMPGFIFKPGRIGIVSKSGTLTYEAADQTVKAGLGISTAIGIGGDPIIGTTTKEAVELLMNDPETDGIIMIGEIGGGMEAEAANWIKENGTKPVVGFIAGQTAPPGRRMGHAGAIIGGADDTAAAKMKIMRECGIHVVDSPADIGKTMAQALNK, encoded by the coding sequence ATGAGTGTATTAGTAAACAAAAACTCTAAAATAATTGTACAGGGTTTTACCGGAACGGAGGGTACTTTCCATGCAACACAAATGATAGAATACGGCACCAATGTAGTAGGTGGCGTTACTCCAGGCAAAGGTGGCAATACACATTTAGACCGTCCTATCTTCAATACTGTGGCTGAAGCTGTAAAGCAAACTGGCGCCGATGTAAGTATCATCTTTGTTCCACCGGCGTTTGCTGCTGATGCTATTATGGAATCATCTGATGCAGGTATAGCCCTTGTGGTATGTATAACAGAAGGAATACCTGTGCAGGATATGGTGAAAGTAAAGAACTACCTGAAAGGCAGGCAAACCCGCCTGATCGGGCCAAACTGTCCTGGTGTTATCACTGCCGACGAAGCAAAAGTTGGTATCATGCCTGGCTTTATCTTCAAACCAGGAAGAATTGGTATTGTTTCAAAATCGGGTACACTTACCTACGAAGCTGCTGACCAAACTGTAAAAGCAGGATTGGGTATAAGCACTGCAATTGGTATTGGTGGTGATCCTATCATTGGTACTACTACCAAAGAAGCAGTTGAACTATTGATGAATGATCCTGAAACTGATGGTATCATCATGATTGGTGAGATAGGTGGTGGTATGGAAGCAGAAGCTGCCAATTGGATAAAAGAAAATGGAACCAAACCTGTAGTTGGCTTTATTGCTGGCCAAACTGCGCCTCCAGGACGCAGAATGGGACACGCAGGTGCTATAATAGGTGGCGCTGACGATACAGCAGCTGCTAAAATGAAGATCATGCGCGAATGCGGAATTCATGTAGTAGATAGCCCGGCTGACATTGGTAAAACAATGGCACAGGCGCTAAACAAATAA
- a CDS encoding ABC transporter ATP-binding protein, whose amino-acid sequence MIETKNLKKSFAEKTILHDVNLVFETGKCNLIIGASGSGKTVLMKCLVGLFAPDLGQILYDGQSLTEISVEERKQLRQKIGMLFQGSALFDSMTVEQNIRFPLDMFTNLRHREKIKKVNEVLARVNMEGANKKFPAEISGGMKKRVGIARSIVLNPKYLFCDEPNSGLDPQTSLVIDKLIQDLTREYNITTVINTHDMNSVMEIGDKIIYMYYGHKQWEGSNQEIIYSKDEKLNDFIFASDFLQDAKQMRMIDDKDGNSR is encoded by the coding sequence ATGATAGAAACTAAGAATTTAAAGAAAAGTTTTGCCGAAAAGACTATTCTTCACGATGTAAACCTGGTATTTGAAACAGGCAAATGCAACCTGATCATTGGAGCAAGCGGAAGTGGCAAAACTGTTTTGATGAAATGCCTGGTAGGACTTTTTGCTCCCGACCTTGGCCAAATTCTATACGACGGGCAAAGCCTTACCGAAATCTCCGTTGAAGAACGAAAGCAACTGCGTCAAAAAATTGGAATGCTGTTCCAGGGATCTGCTTTGTTTGACAGTATGACCGTGGAGCAAAATATCAGGTTCCCGCTCGATATGTTTACCAACCTGCGCCACCGCGAAAAGATAAAAAAGGTAAATGAAGTACTTGCAAGGGTAAATATGGAAGGGGCTAACAAAAAGTTTCCTGCTGAAATAAGTGGCGGTATGAAGAAAAGAGTGGGTATTGCTCGTTCTATTGTACTAAATCCTAAATACCTGTTTTGCGACGAACCAAATTCAGGACTTGATCCTCAAACTTCTTTGGTAATTGATAAGCTCATTCAAGACCTTACCCGCGAATACAATATCACAACCGTTATCAACACGCACGACATGAACAGTGTGATGGAGATAGGCGACAAGATCATTTACATGTATTACGGTCACAAGCAATGGGAAGGTTCAAACCAGGAGATCATTTATAGTAAAGATGAAAAGCTGAACGATTTCATTTTTGCATCTGACTTTTTGCAGGATGCCAAGCAGATGCGAATGATTGATGACAAAGACGGTAACAGCCGATAG
- a CDS encoding MlaE family ABC transporter permease yields MKFFTKFGEYLLMLKGMFTRPENTKEYWKEFMHQCVEIGIGSLPIVIIISVFLGGVTTVQTAYQLVSPLVPASTIAQIVRDSMILELSPTVVSIVLAGVIGSKVASELGNMRISEQIDALEIMGINTKAYLVMPKIIAALVMIPCLIVLSAFLGIWGGRMAASLTGILSSEIFDIGLRQNFEPYNVFVALMKAYTFAFLISSVSAYYGYNVSGGALEIGRSSTTSVVVSCILILICDYALAALLL; encoded by the coding sequence ATGAAGTTTTTTACAAAGTTTGGTGAATACCTGCTTATGCTGAAAGGCATGTTTACACGCCCTGAGAACACCAAAGAATATTGGAAAGAGTTTATGCACCAATGCGTGGAAATAGGCATAGGCTCTCTTCCCATTGTTATTATCATTTCAGTTTTCCTTGGTGGTGTTACTACAGTTCAAACAGCTTACCAGCTGGTAAGTCCACTGGTACCAGCCAGCACCATTGCACAAATTGTAAGAGACAGTATGATACTGGAACTTTCGCCAACGGTGGTAAGTATAGTACTTGCCGGTGTAATAGGAAGTAAAGTAGCCAGTGAACTGGGCAATATGCGCATCAGCGAACAGATAGATGCTTTGGAGATCATGGGTATCAATACAAAGGCTTACCTGGTAATGCCTAAGATCATTGCTGCTTTGGTAATGATCCCGTGCCTGATTGTACTTTCTGCTTTCCTGGGTATTTGGGGTGGACGGATGGCAGCTTCACTTACAGGCATTCTTTCTTCCGAAATCTTCGATATTGGCTTAAGACAAAACTTTGAACCTTACAATGTATTTGTGGCTTTAATGAAAGCTTACACTTTTGCTTTTTTGATCAGCAGTGTTTCGGCATACTATGGATACAATGTAAGTGGTGGTGCTTTGGAAATAGGCAGATCAAGTACTACCTCGGTGGTGGTAAGTTGTATCCTCATTCTCATCTGCGATTACGCTTTGGCTGCCTTACTATTGTAG